The DNA window CAGTGGCATGCGCCGGTAGCGGCGGGCCGCCCAGCGCAGTGACGGGGCGCCCTGGGGCAGCCGGCGCCACAGGGGCTTGGCCTGGCGCCCCAGGTTGACGAAGGCGAAGATCTGGCCCGCGGTATGTCCCAGTATCAGACCGGCCATCCCGCCCATGCCCGCCATGCCGAGGACGAGCTGCCCGCTGGTCAGCCCGATCTGCTGCTCGGCCTGGTTGACCGCAATGGCGCGGTAGTCGCTGTTGCGGTTGAACCAGTACTTGAACAGCTCCACCGCGGACATGAGGAAGGTCGTCAGTCCCACCAACGGCATCCACAGGGCCACCTCGTGCCCCCACTGCCGCTCAATGAGCCCGCTCAGTGGGAGGGACGCCGCCGTGGCCAGCAGCGAGACGGCGGTCAGGCAGACCATCCCCAGGCGGGCCACGCTCAGGGCCTCGAGCTCCTTCCTGGGGAGCATGATCGCCATGTCGTAGCGCAGTGCCGCCACGGCCACGAGAATCGACGCCACCGAGACGTAGGTCGCCAGCAGCCCCATATCCCGCGGCGTGTAGATGCGCGCCAGCACAATCATCATGACGAAGGTGACCCCCTGCGCCACGGCCGTGCCCGTCATGAGGGTGAGCACGTGGCGCAGGAAGGGCGAGGAGTCCACGACGGAGCGCCCCCAGGCGAGCAGTCCCGTCCGGGGGCCTCTCGGAGCGGCCTGCCGGTTCAGAGCCCGACCACCCGGTTCTCGCTGGCCGAGGTCAGGACCGCCTCGACGACGGCGAGGGTGTCCGCCCCCTCGGCCATGGTGACGTGCTCGTGGCCGACGCCGCGCACGGCGTCGCGGAAGCGCTCTTGCTCCAGGGCCAGGGGCTCGCGCTTGGGGATGGCGTAGCGGATGACGTCGCCCTCGCTGACCCCGCGGAAGGCGGCGACCTGGTCCCAGGTGGAGGCCACGGTGCCGTTGGCGTGGAAGGTGAGGTCCCCGGTGAGGGTGTCGGCCACGAAGGCGCCCTTCTCCCCGGTCACGACGGTGACCCGCTCCTTGAAGGGGGTGAGCCAGTTGACCGTGTGGGAGACGATGACGCCGTTGGCCAGGCGCCCGGTGGCCAGCACCATGTCCTCGTTCGCCCGCCCCGAGCGGTGGGCCACCCGGGCGTGGACCGACTCGTAGGGGGCCCCGGCCACCCAGGCGGTCAGGTCGATGTCGTGGGTGGCCAGGTCCTTGACGACGCCGACGTCGCTAATGCGCGCGGGGAAGGGCCCCTGGCGGCGGGTGAGGACCTGGTAGACCCGGCCGAGCTCGCCGGCGTCCAGGCGCTCGCGCAGGGCCCGCAGGGCCGGGTTGCAGCGCTCCACGTAGCCGACGGCGCCCACGAGCCCGCGCTCGGCGAAGGCGTCGGCGACGCGCCGGCCCGCGGCGGCGTCGTGGGCGACGGGCTTCTCCACCAGGGTGTGCACGCCCGCCCGCGCCAGGGCCAGGGCGACCTCCTCGTGGTGGATGGTGGGCACGGCCACCACGGCGGCGTCGAGCCCGACGCCGATGAGGGCCTCCACGTCCGGCAGGAGGGGCAGAGGGCCGGCGACGCCGAAGCGGTCGCCGCCCGGGTCGGCCACGGCCACGAGCTCCATGCCGGGGGTGGCGCGGATGACGCGGGCGTGGTGGCGGCCCATGGACCCCAGGCCGATCAGGCCCACGCGCAGGGTGTCCGCCATGTCAGGCCCCCGCCGTCACGGCCGCGCCCACGGCCCGCACGATCCGTTCCAGGTCCGCCTCGCTCAGCGAGGGGTGGACCGGCAGGGACAGGCACTCGCGAGCGGCCTTCTCAGTGCCCGGCAGGTCCACGCCCGGCGCGTAGGGCGCCAGGGAGGGTAGGCGGTGGTTGGGGATGGGGTAGTACACGCCGGTGCCCACCCGCCACTGCTCGCGCAGGACCTTGGCGACCTCGTCGCGCTCGGCCGCGCTCGCCCCCTCCAGGCGGATGGTGTACTGGTGGTAGACGTGAGTGTAGCCGTGGGGCACGTGCGGGGTGACGACGCCGGGGGCGCCGGCCAGGCCCGCGTCCAGGACGGCGGCGTTGGCCCGGCGGGCCGCGGTCCACCCGGCCAACTTGGTCAGCTGGACGCGGCCGACGGCGGCGGCCACGTCCGTCATGCGGTTGTTGAGGCCCACGACCTCGTTGGCGTACTGGCGCTCCATGCCCTGGTTGCGCAGCAGGCGCACCCGGCGCGCCAGCCCGGCGTCGGCGGTGGCCACCATGCCGCCCTCCAGGGAGGTCATGTTCTTGGTGGGGTAGAAGGAGAAGGAGCCCCAGGCGCCGAAGGCGCCCACGGGGGTGTCCCCGATGGCGGCGGCGTGGGCCTGGGCGCAGTCCTCCCACACGGCCAGGTCGTGGCGCCGGGCGATGTCGAGGATCTCGGGCATATTGGCCGGCAGGCCGTAGAGGTGGACGACCTCGATGGCGATGGTGCGCTCCGTGACGGCCGCCTCGACGCTCGCCGGGTCGAGGGTGAAGGTGACCGGGTCGATATCGGCGAAGACCGGGCGGGCCCCGGTGATGGCCACCGAGTTGGCGGTCGCGGCGAAGGTGAAGGAGGGCACGATCACCTCGGCGCTGCGGTCGGCGCCCGCCCCGGTGGCCAGGGCCGCCAGGTGCTGGGCGGAGGTGCCGGAGTTGACCGCCACGCAGTGGGCGCCGCCCACCACCCGGGCGGAGAACTCCTCCTCGAAGGCCGCCACCTGCGAGCCCTGGACCACCATGCCGCCGGCCAGGACGGCGTCGACCGCGGCCCGCTCCTCGGCGCCTATCAGCGGCCTGGCCGCGGGAATGAACTCCAGTGACATCAGTCGGCAACCTCCCGGATCGTGTCGTCGTGCTCCTCGAAGACACTACCCGTCCGCGGACAGCGCCACCGGCGGGTCCCGGCGGAGAGGGCCGCCTCGCCGTCGGCCACGGCCTCCAGGGGCAGCCCGGCGCGCCCCACCCAGCCGATGCGCCGGGCCGGGACGCCGGCCACCAGCGCGTGCGCGGGCACGTCCCTGGTCACCACGGCGCCGGCGGCGACCATGGCCCATTCGCCGATGGTCACCGGCGCCACGCACACGGCGCGTGCGCCAATGGCCGCGCCCGTGCCAATGGTCACCCCCACGGCCTCCCAGTCGGAGGCGGATTTGAGGGTGCCGTCCGGGTTGACGGCGCGCGGGAAGTGGTCGTTGGTCAGGACGACGGCGGGTCCGATGAACACGCCGTCGCCCAGGCGGGCCGGTTCGTAGACGAGGGCGTAGTTCTGGACCTTGCAGTTGTCCCCCAGGCGCGCCCCCTCGCCGATGTAGGCGCCGCGCCCCACGATGCAGCCCGCGCCCAGGACGGCGTGCTCGCGCACCTGCGCCAGGTGCCAGATGCTGGAGCCCTCGCCGATGACGGCCTGCTCGGAGACGTCTGCGGACGGGTCGATGCGTGTGCTCATGCGGGCTCCTCATTCGGGGATCCGGGACTGCCGGACGACGGCGATGGCGCCATCCTAGGCCCGGTCCGTGCAACAATGCTGGCGTGACAAATGAAACGGTGCGGGTCGAGGGGGCGAACGTGCCGCCCGCCCCGCCTCTGTCCGACACCTGGCTGGTCGTGCCGCTGTACAACGAGGCCCCCGTCGTGCGGGAGGTCATCACCGCGGCCCGCGCCGTCTTCCCCCACGTCGTCGTCGTTGACGACGGCTCCACGGACGCCTCCGCCGCCGAGGCTGCCGCCGCCGGCGCCGTCGTCGTGCGCCACCCC is part of the Actinomyces sp. oral taxon 414 genome and encodes:
- a CDS encoding lipopolysaccharide biosynthesis protein, which gives rise to MDSSPFLRHVLTLMTGTAVAQGVTFVMMIVLARIYTPRDMGLLATYVSVASILVAVAALRYDMAIMLPRKELEALSVARLGMVCLTAVSLLATAASLPLSGLIERQWGHEVALWMPLVGLTTFLMSAVELFKYWFNRNSDYRAIAVNQAEQQIGLTSGQLVLGMAGMGGMAGLILGHTAGQIFAFVNLGRQAKPLWRRLPQGAPSLRWAARRYRRMPLLNGPNALADALRTNGIQLLIGGYSVASLGQFQMAWRYLDAPLILINGAVARVFFQKLSTIEPGRMRPLVRVTIKRAILIGLVPFALIYVLSPWIFPFFLGSQWTESGSFARALTPWLFMMLITSPISNLFIVTEHQDWMLGFALVYTAVPLAWLHWSPLALLPTCYILGAIMAGLLVANTMLADHAAKEFDAGKRVGGFQAQEN
- a CDS encoding Gfo/Idh/MocA family protein; amino-acid sequence: MADTLRVGLIGLGSMGRHHARVIRATPGMELVAVADPGGDRFGVAGPLPLLPDVEALIGVGLDAAVVAVPTIHHEEVALALARAGVHTLVEKPVAHDAAAGRRVADAFAERGLVGAVGYVERCNPALRALRERLDAGELGRVYQVLTRRQGPFPARISDVGVVKDLATHDIDLTAWVAGAPYESVHARVAHRSGRANEDMVLATGRLANGVIVSHTVNWLTPFKERVTVVTGEKGAFVADTLTGDLTFHANGTVASTWDQVAAFRGVSEGDVIRYAIPKREPLALEQERFRDAVRGVGHEHVTMAEGADTLAVVEAVLTSASENRVVGL
- a CDS encoding DegT/DnrJ/EryC1/StrS family aminotransferase gives rise to the protein MSLEFIPAARPLIGAEERAAVDAVLAGGMVVQGSQVAAFEEEFSARVVGGAHCVAVNSGTSAQHLAALATGAGADRSAEVIVPSFTFAATANSVAITGARPVFADIDPVTFTLDPASVEAAVTERTIAIEVVHLYGLPANMPEILDIARRHDLAVWEDCAQAHAAAIGDTPVGAFGAWGSFSFYPTKNMTSLEGGMVATADAGLARRVRLLRNQGMERQYANEVVGLNNRMTDVAAAVGRVQLTKLAGWTAARRANAAVLDAGLAGAPGVVTPHVPHGYTHVYHQYTIRLEGASAAERDEVAKVLREQWRVGTGVYYPIPNHRLPSLAPYAPGVDLPGTEKAARECLSLPVHPSLSEADLERIVRAVGAAVTAGA
- a CDS encoding acyltransferase, which codes for MSTRIDPSADVSEQAVIGEGSSIWHLAQVREHAVLGAGCIVGRGAYIGEGARLGDNCKVQNYALVYEPARLGDGVFIGPAVVLTNDHFPRAVNPDGTLKSASDWEAVGVTIGTGAAIGARAVCVAPVTIGEWAMVAAGAVVTRDVPAHALVAGVPARRIGWVGRAGLPLEAVADGEAALSAGTRRWRCPRTGSVFEEHDDTIREVAD